A single region of the Ziziphus jujuba cultivar Dongzao chromosome 10, ASM3175591v1 genome encodes:
- the LOC107426222 gene encoding uncharacterized protein LOC107426222 isoform X1: protein MELGDVRELIKKEVPDWDDEVLARARFKAFSGQRPDWQPIYLFWRNLILTIARHLGLVVLRPSQIKKDWFNRGGLTPLCLDHVLFVMCNEGDIVRSADLVDPTAGRLSQIFKKVRNLMVRPITTCQIMDEDVIILLSVLKDKAVDVVKLLSESHWTSSSVITLRKFQNICGGADEASAILSYLSGQGKAQYIQVNKGEIIQGVKVSLSASVASGFSSLDCDVLYLIWTTEKLQQQLNAIDQRCERSRKSALTSLNLGNKNIALRHARALKLATDSREKCATLLNRVEEVLHVIANAESTKKASEAIRIGALAIKENRIGVEEVQHCLQELEESIDLQKQVENSLELNSPYSLAEDEDTEEEFRKLEQEIESAGHHHPIPKAEAKSAVVETEALESSKQLTEALSNLKLEDNPVRTPASPSTSVNRTKNLKFQAA, encoded by the exons ATGGAATTGGGGGACGTTCGAGAATTGATAAAGAAGGAAGTGCCGGATTGGGACGATGAAGTGCTGGCAAGGGCAAGATTCAAGGCCTTTAGCGGACAGAGACCCGATTGGCAACCCATTTACCTTTTCTGGAGAAATTTGATCCTCACCATAGCTCGCCATTTGGGCCTTGTTGTCCTCCGACCTTCccag ATAAAGAAGGATTGGTTTAATCGAGGAGGCTTAACTCCTTTATGTCTTGACCATGTTTTG tTTGTAATGTGTAATGAAGGTGACATAGTACGAAGTGCAGACCTTGTTGATCCAACGGCAGGGCGACTCTCTCAGATTTTcaaaaaagtaagaaatttgATGGTTAGGCCCATCACAACTTGCCAAATCATGGACGAAGATGTTATCATTCTTTTGTCAGTATTGAAG GATAAAGCTGTTGATGTTGTCAAACTTTTATCTGAAAGTCATTGGACGTCATCGTCTGTTATTACCTTGAGGAAGTTTCAGAACATTTGTGGAGGTGCAGATGAAGCATCTGCCATCTTGAGTTATTTGTCAGGACAAGGAAAAGCCCAGTATATCCAAGTTAATAAGGGAGAGATTATACAG GGTGTAAAAGTCTCCCTTTCTGCATCTGTCGCTTCTGGTTTTTCAAGTCTGGATTgtgatgttttatatttaatttggacaACAGAAAAGCTTCAGCAACAACTTAATGCGATTGACCAACGCTGTGAAAG GTCAAGAAAATCGGCACTAACTTCGTTGAATTTGGGAAACAAGAATATTGCTCTCAGGCATGCAAGGGCACTAAAGTTGGCCACTGACAGTAGAGAAAAATGTGCAACCCTCTTGAATAGAGTGGAGGAAGTCCTTCACGTTATTGCCAATGCTGAATCCACAAAGAAG GCTTCAGAAGCCATCCGCATTGGAGCTCTAGCAATAAAGGAAAATAGGATTGGTGTTGAAGAAGTTCAACATTGTTTACAAGAACTTGAGGAGAGCATTGATTTGCAAAAGCAAGTAGAAAATTCTCTAG AATTGAATTCACCATATTCATTAGCTGAGGACGAAGATACCGAAGAGGAGTTCAGGAAATTAGAGCAGGAAATTGAAAGTGCAGGCCATCATCATCCAATTCCAAAAGCTGAGGCTAAGAGTGCAGTTGTAGAAACGGAGGCATTGGAATCCAGTAAACAGCTAACTGAAGCTTTGTCAAATCTCAAGCTCGAGGATAATCCAGTGAGGACTCCAGCAAGTCCAAGCACTTCAGTGAACAgaacaaaaaatctcaaattccaaGCAGCATAG
- the LOC107426222 gene encoding uncharacterized protein LOC107426222 isoform X2 has protein sequence MELGDVRELIKKEVPDWDDEVLARARFKAFSGQRPDWQPIYLFWRNLILTIARHLGLVVLRPSQFVMCNEGDIVRSADLVDPTAGRLSQIFKKVRNLMVRPITTCQIMDEDVIILLSVLKDKAVDVVKLLSESHWTSSSVITLRKFQNICGGADEASAILSYLSGQGKAQYIQVNKGEIIQGVKVSLSASVASGFSSLDCDVLYLIWTTEKLQQQLNAIDQRCERSRKSALTSLNLGNKNIALRHARALKLATDSREKCATLLNRVEEVLHVIANAESTKKASEAIRIGALAIKENRIGVEEVQHCLQELEESIDLQKQVENSLELNSPYSLAEDEDTEEEFRKLEQEIESAGHHHPIPKAEAKSAVVETEALESSKQLTEALSNLKLEDNPVRTPASPSTSVNRTKNLKFQAA, from the exons ATGGAATTGGGGGACGTTCGAGAATTGATAAAGAAGGAAGTGCCGGATTGGGACGATGAAGTGCTGGCAAGGGCAAGATTCAAGGCCTTTAGCGGACAGAGACCCGATTGGCAACCCATTTACCTTTTCTGGAGAAATTTGATCCTCACCATAGCTCGCCATTTGGGCCTTGTTGTCCTCCGACCTTCccag tTTGTAATGTGTAATGAAGGTGACATAGTACGAAGTGCAGACCTTGTTGATCCAACGGCAGGGCGACTCTCTCAGATTTTcaaaaaagtaagaaatttgATGGTTAGGCCCATCACAACTTGCCAAATCATGGACGAAGATGTTATCATTCTTTTGTCAGTATTGAAG GATAAAGCTGTTGATGTTGTCAAACTTTTATCTGAAAGTCATTGGACGTCATCGTCTGTTATTACCTTGAGGAAGTTTCAGAACATTTGTGGAGGTGCAGATGAAGCATCTGCCATCTTGAGTTATTTGTCAGGACAAGGAAAAGCCCAGTATATCCAAGTTAATAAGGGAGAGATTATACAG GGTGTAAAAGTCTCCCTTTCTGCATCTGTCGCTTCTGGTTTTTCAAGTCTGGATTgtgatgttttatatttaatttggacaACAGAAAAGCTTCAGCAACAACTTAATGCGATTGACCAACGCTGTGAAAG GTCAAGAAAATCGGCACTAACTTCGTTGAATTTGGGAAACAAGAATATTGCTCTCAGGCATGCAAGGGCACTAAAGTTGGCCACTGACAGTAGAGAAAAATGTGCAACCCTCTTGAATAGAGTGGAGGAAGTCCTTCACGTTATTGCCAATGCTGAATCCACAAAGAAG GCTTCAGAAGCCATCCGCATTGGAGCTCTAGCAATAAAGGAAAATAGGATTGGTGTTGAAGAAGTTCAACATTGTTTACAAGAACTTGAGGAGAGCATTGATTTGCAAAAGCAAGTAGAAAATTCTCTAG AATTGAATTCACCATATTCATTAGCTGAGGACGAAGATACCGAAGAGGAGTTCAGGAAATTAGAGCAGGAAATTGAAAGTGCAGGCCATCATCATCCAATTCCAAAAGCTGAGGCTAAGAGTGCAGTTGTAGAAACGGAGGCATTGGAATCCAGTAAACAGCTAACTGAAGCTTTGTCAAATCTCAAGCTCGAGGATAATCCAGTGAGGACTCCAGCAAGTCCAAGCACTTCAGTGAACAgaacaaaaaatctcaaattccaaGCAGCATAG